From the Arcobacter sp. CECT 8986 genome, one window contains:
- a CDS encoding DUF3892 domain-containing protein yields the protein MAYNISGNQDGLNGRNKTYIIPGRGTVSRKTLVKEVELGKHPNHSTYKINGQKYVRANPDITTCNNVNKS from the coding sequence ATGGCATATAATATTAGTGGAAATCAAGATGGATTAAATGGAAGAAATAAAACATATATAATTCCAGGTAGAGGTACAGTTTCAAGAAAAACGTTAGTAAAAGAAGTTGAATTAGGTAAACATCCAAATCACTCTACATACAAAATTAATGGACAAAAATATGTTCGTGCTAATCCTGATATAACTACATGTAATAATGTAAATAAATCTTAA
- a CDS encoding OmpA family protein, which yields MNLGKKVFLLSLLLLLLIVTCVYEHTEEFMNGASINQKQVAVKEEQVQPVKIEPTQNEAQEEQVIPENNEKQDEISQENIEPKVETTNEKITKVEEQTQQIEEIKEPEPIILKRKDEGYRRSNGEFFYYELSPKSKEIQDKLYTIMRTEPFVFGKNDGINYLKRNDELLNKIIKIMKDNPKLKFEIAGHSSIRPNDDRYNTYISVMRAANIKKELIARGISKRRMKARGYGDKIPLIQDQIKLFNRIEFNIIGE from the coding sequence ATGAATTTAGGTAAAAAAGTTTTTTTATTATCTTTATTGTTACTATTATTGATTGTGACATGTGTATATGAACACACTGAAGAGTTTATGAATGGCGCTTCTATAAATCAAAAACAAGTGGCAGTAAAAGAAGAACAAGTACAACCAGTTAAGATTGAACCAACTCAAAATGAAGCTCAAGAAGAACAAGTTATACCAGAAAATAATGAAAAACAAGATGAGATTTCACAAGAGAATATTGAGCCTAAAGTAGAGACTACAAACGAAAAAATAACTAAAGTTGAAGAACAAACTCAACAAATAGAAGAAATAAAAGAGCCTGAGCCTATTATTCTTAAAAGAAAAGATGAAGGATATAGAAGATCAAATGGCGAATTTTTCTATTATGAATTATCACCAAAATCAAAAGAGATACAAGATAAATTATATACTATTATGAGAACAGAACCATTTGTTTTTGGTAAAAATGATGGAATAAACTACTTAAAAAGAAATGATGAGTTATTAAATAAAATAATAAAAATTATGAAAGATAACCCAAAATTAAAATTTGAGATTGCAGGTCATTCAAGTATCAGACCAAATGATGATAGATACAATACTTATATTTCTGTTATGAGAGCTGCAAATATCAAAAAAGAACTAATTGCTAGAGGAATTTCTAAAAGAAGAATGAAAGCAAGAGGTTATGGTGACAAAATACCTTTAATACAAGATCAAATTAAATTATTTAATAGAATTGAATTTAATATCATAGGAGAATAG
- a CDS encoding carbon-nitrogen hydrolase family protein, producing the protein MNLVALQTNIDKDFGKNLTNIIKLIKTCKDSDLILASELALTGYSYNNFIKAAQFSKHAINRLLEESLNKKIAITMIIEEDGNYFNRFFLFSNKKIVYTQDKYKLFELGNETKYFSNKKNDEQIQIYEIEEFKIATLICFELRFTKYWDRLKGADIILVPAMWGKGRKEHYEALTKALAIANQCFVIAANSADESCCKGSAIINPFGEVIIDDSKEILSLEFNKLDIKKMRSYINVGI; encoded by the coding sequence ATGAACTTAGTAGCTCTTCAAACTAATATAGATAAAGATTTTGGAAAAAATCTTACAAATATAATAAAGCTTATTAAAACTTGCAAGGATAGTGACCTTATTCTTGCAAGTGAGCTTGCATTGACTGGTTACTCTTATAACAATTTTATTAAAGCAGCACAATTCTCAAAACATGCTATAAATAGACTTTTAGAAGAGTCTTTAAATAAAAAAATTGCTATTACTATGATTATAGAAGAAGATGGTAACTACTTTAATAGATTTTTTCTTTTTTCAAATAAAAAAATTGTTTATACTCAAGATAAATATAAGCTATTTGAATTGGGAAATGAAACAAAATATTTTAGTAATAAAAAAAATGATGAACAAATACAAATATATGAAATAGAAGAGTTTAAAATAGCTACTTTAATCTGCTTTGAACTTAGATTTACAAAGTATTGGGATAGATTAAAAGGTGCAGATATTATTTTAGTTCCTGCTATGTGGGGAAAAGGAAGAAAAGAGCACTATGAGGCACTTACAAAAGCTCTAGCGATTGCAAATCAATGTTTTGTTATTGCAGCTAATAGTGCTGATGAATCATGCTGTAAAGGTAGTGCTATTATCAATCCTTTTGGGGAAGTAATTATAGATGATTCCAAAGAGATATTATCTTTAGAATTTAACAAATTAGATATAAAAAAAATGAGAAGTTATATAAACGTAGGAATATAA
- a CDS encoding low molecular weight protein-tyrosine-phosphatase yields the protein MEKVKSIIFVCLGNICRSPIAQGIAEKYAKDNNIELKIDSAGTGSWHIGENPCDNSIKVALNNGIDISRQIARQVRLEDFYEYDLVVGLDDSNLKNLKKLGCKNPIKLGSFGFNGEDVPDPFFFDGFEGFDKVYEMIDTCVKELIKQKC from the coding sequence ATGGAAAAAGTAAAATCAATTATTTTTGTTTGCTTAGGTAATATTTGTCGTTCTCCTATTGCGCAGGGAATTGCAGAAAAATATGCAAAAGATAATAATATAGAACTAAAAATTGATAGTGCAGGTACAGGAAGTTGGCATATTGGTGAAAATCCTTGTGACAATTCAATAAAAGTTGCTTTAAATAATGGAATAGATATATCAAGACAAATTGCAAGACAAGTTAGATTAGAAGACTTTTATGAGTATGATTTGGTTGTTGGTTTAGATGATAGTAATCTGAAAAATTTAAAAAAATTAGGTTGTAAAAATCCTATAAAATTAGGTTCATTTGGTTTCAATGGAGAAGATGTTCCAGACCCATTCTTTTTTGATGGATTTGAAGGCTTTGACAAGGTCTATGAGATGATAGATACTTGTGTAAAAGAGTTAATAAAACAAAAGTGCTAA
- a CDS encoding phosphomannomutase/phosphoglucomutase: MINKSIFREYDIRGIVEQELNEQSVKLIGYYLGLEVKKRTNENPYIVIGYDARTHSPQLFEYLTSGFNKAGVKVLGIGLVATGVNYFASYQEFNGIRPNASVMITGSHNPSEYNGFKITINNKPFFADDIYKLGDEIIKNQDLDIEDNKQYERINAKALYVKYMVNEFEELRGFDVPFAIDCGNGVANTVLCEILDKLELKYEGLYCEPDGTFPNHHPDPSVEANLKDLKKVLEKDAQYGFAYDGDADRIAFLTKKYNVKGDILALLFAKTMKEPVVVGEVKCTQVMYDLINEMGKAIMYKTGHSNLKVKLKEVNAHLAAEVSGHIFFNDRFFGFDDAVYVTFRILELIKNGMNIDKEIEKLPKTYSTEEIKVNTTEEEKFLLIDKIKELLKNPPASFPKILDIIDVDGVRINFRHGWGLVRASNTTPVLVTRFESTDEKTAIEYEEEVNKLIQLAKDELSSSSN; this comes from the coding sequence ATGATAAACAAGTCAATTTTTAGAGAATATGATATTAGAGGAATTGTTGAGCAAGAATTAAACGAGCAAAGTGTAAAACTTATTGGATATTATCTTGGTTTAGAAGTAAAAAAAAGAACAAATGAAAACCCATATATTGTTATTGGATATGATGCAAGAACACACTCTCCACAACTATTTGAGTACTTAACAAGCGGTTTTAATAAAGCAGGTGTAAAAGTATTAGGAATTGGATTAGTTGCAACAGGAGTTAACTATTTCGCATCTTATCAAGAGTTTAATGGAATTAGACCAAATGCTTCTGTTATGATTACAGGAAGTCACAATCCTAGTGAATATAATGGATTTAAAATTACTATTAATAACAAACCATTTTTTGCAGATGATATTTATAAACTTGGTGATGAAATTATTAAAAATCAAGATTTAGATATTGAAGATAACAAACAGTATGAAAGAATAAATGCAAAAGCTTTATATGTAAAATATATGGTAAATGAGTTTGAAGAGTTAAGAGGGTTTGATGTACCTTTTGCAATTGATTGTGGAAATGGTGTAGCAAATACTGTTTTATGCGAGATTTTAGATAAACTTGAACTAAAATATGAAGGTTTATACTGTGAACCAGATGGAACTTTCCCAAATCATCATCCAGACCCAAGTGTTGAAGCTAATCTAAAAGATTTGAAAAAAGTTTTAGAAAAAGATGCTCAATATGGTTTTGCATATGATGGAGATGCGGATAGAATTGCATTTTTGACAAAAAAATATAATGTAAAAGGTGATATTCTAGCACTTCTTTTTGCAAAAACTATGAAAGAGCCTGTTGTTGTTGGTGAAGTTAAATGTACTCAAGTTATGTATGACTTAATCAATGAAATGGGAAAAGCTATTATGTACAAAACAGGACATAGTAACTTAAAAGTAAAACTAAAAGAGGTAAATGCACATCTTGCTGCTGAAGTTTCTGGACATATATTCTTTAACGATAGATTTTTTGGTTTTGATGATGCTGTTTATGTAACATTTAGAATTTTAGAACTTATAAAAAATGGAATGAATATAGACAAAGAGATAGAAAAACTTCCTAAAACTTACTCAACAGAAGAGATAAAAGTAAATACAACAGAAGAAGAAAAATTTTTACTAATTGATAAAATCAAAGAGTTATTAAAAAATCCTCCAGCAAGTTTTCCTAAAATTTTAGATATTATTGATGTAGATGGTGTTAGAATAAACTTTAGACACGGATGGGGACTTGTAAGAGCTTCAAATACTACTCCTGTATTAGTTACAAGATTTGAATCAACAGATGAAAAAACTGCAATTGAGTATGAAGAAGAAGTAAATAAACTAATTCAACTAGCAAAAGATGAACTTAGTAGCTCTTCAAACTAA
- a CDS encoding nitroreductase family protein: MNETIKQLSNRRSVREFTGESVSDEDLNLILKTAQRCPTSVNGQQISIIYTRNKEKLAKISELCGNQEHIKHCDIFIMFVIDYNRISHALDSINEKLNIQKSAEGIIVGAVDAGIMLSSLQTSAESLGYATTAIGAVRQNPNEFIKLFDLPKNTYPLVGSTLGVPTTTAKDAPLKPRIKLDCFAFEDKYDDTKAKEGIFEYESTLKEFRKENNMDYKTSYNQDMARFYTKSYTRDIKKTFEQQGFVFEDINK; encoded by the coding sequence ATGAATGAGACTATAAAACAGTTATCAAATAGACGTTCAGTAAGGGAATTTACAGGTGAGTCTGTAAGTGATGAAGACTTAAATCTAATACTAAAAACAGCACAAAGATGCCCTACTTCTGTAAATGGGCAACAAATCTCAATAATTTATACAAGAAATAAAGAAAAATTAGCAAAGATTAGCGAACTTTGTGGAAATCAAGAGCATATTAAACATTGCGATATTTTTATTATGTTTGTTATTGATTATAATAGAATTTCACACGCATTAGACTCTATAAATGAGAAGCTAAATATTCAAAAATCAGCTGAGGGAATAATAGTTGGTGCAGTTGATGCGGGAATTATGCTAAGTTCATTACAAACAAGTGCAGAGTCTTTGGGGTATGCAACTACTGCAATTGGTGCAGTAAGACAAAATCCAAATGAATTTATAAAACTTTTTGACTTACCTAAAAACACTTATCCTTTAGTTGGTTCTACTTTAGGTGTTCCTACAACAACGGCAAAAGATGCACCACTAAAACCAAGAATCAAACTTGATTGTTTTGCATTTGAAGATAAATATGATGATACAAAAGCAAAAGAAGGTATTTTTGAATATGAATCAACTCTAAAAGAGTTTAGAAAAGAGAATAATATGGATTATAAAACTTCATATAATCAAGATATGGCAAGATTTTATACTAAAAGTTATACAAGAGATATCAAAAAAACTTTTGAACAACAAGGCTTTGTTTTTGAAGATATTAATAAGTAG
- a CDS encoding LysE family translocator: MIELSNLYMFVLSSFLLCLAPGPDNIYVLTQGMTKSKKAAVVTTFGLCSGLIIHTSAAAFGISVIFKTSQIAFDIVKYLGAAYLLYIAYQVFIHRNEPLDLTAHGSKKGLKALYIKGFFMNILNPKVSIFFLAFLPQFVSVENGNVPLQMIILGVIFMLLTIIVFCSIGIAGNMLSSKLLQKPKIVSYMNIITSFVLVSLGIKLALSQR, from the coding sequence ATGATTGAGTTATCTAATTTATATATGTTTGTATTATCATCTTTTTTACTATGTTTAGCCCCAGGCCCAGATAATATTTATGTTCTAACACAAGGTATGACAAAATCAAAAAAAGCAGCTGTGGTTACTACTTTTGGATTATGTAGTGGACTTATTATTCATACAAGTGCAGCAGCATTTGGAATATCAGTGATTTTTAAAACTTCACAAATTGCTTTTGATATTGTTAAGTATTTAGGTGCTGCTTATTTACTTTATATTGCATATCAAGTATTTATTCATAGAAATGAGCCACTTGATTTAACAGCACATGGTTCTAAAAAAGGATTAAAAGCCTTGTATATAAAAGGATTTTTTATGAATATCTTAAATCCAAAAGTATCAATATTCTTTTTGGCTTTTTTACCTCAATTTGTAAGTGTAGAAAATGGAAATGTACCTTTACAGATGATTATTTTAGGAGTGATTTTTATGTTACTTACAATTATCGTATTCTGCTCAATTGGAATTGCTGGTAATATGTTAAGTTCAAAACTACTTCAAAAACCAAAAATTGTATCGTATATGAATATTATTACTTCATTTGTATTAGTTAGTTTAGGTATAAAATTGGCTTTATCTCAAAGGTAA